In the Shewanella sp. OMA3-2 genome, one interval contains:
- a CDS encoding HesA/MoeB/ThiF family protein — translation MKVSLNDHEYIRYSKQMLLTDVSEQGQLALMNATAIIVGVGGLGQLVAQYLAASGVSIIHLIDGDKVELSNLPRQILFNIDDIGINKASVAVKKLHQRNVNCDLSAHQVLIGADNYQALFNSLIPTSLPANGTSSVVLFDCSDNFATRQLVNRIAIEYKLPLISASISADQGQWFAYLPLAASSASQTSTINLHGCYHCVYPSDSILSQNCSQAGVLGPAVGVMASMQALAGMNQIIGRPIEYGVLHRFDAKRLSWSKAKMNIDKHCYVCQ, via the coding sequence ATGAAAGTCAGCCTAAATGATCATGAATACATTCGGTATTCAAAACAAATGTTACTGACAGATGTGTCTGAACAAGGCCAGTTAGCCTTGATGAATGCTACCGCTATTATCGTAGGAGTTGGTGGTTTAGGGCAGCTGGTGGCGCAATACTTAGCTGCATCTGGAGTGAGTATAATTCATCTTATTGATGGCGATAAAGTGGAGCTGTCTAACTTGCCTAGACAAATATTGTTTAATATCGATGATATAGGGATTAATAAAGCCAGTGTTGCTGTGAAAAAATTACATCAAAGGAATGTGAATTGTGACTTGAGCGCTCATCAGGTGTTGATTGGTGCAGATAATTATCAAGCATTGTTTAACAGCCTGATACCAACATCTTTACCCGCTAATGGCACTTCGTCTGTCGTATTGTTTGACTGTAGCGACAACTTTGCGACCCGGCAATTAGTTAATCGGATCGCAATTGAATATAAATTGCCGCTGATCAGTGCATCAATATCTGCCGATCAAGGCCAATGGTTCGCCTATCTACCTTTGGCTGCATCGTCTGCGTCGCAAACTTCAACCATCAATCTTCACGGTTGCTATCACTGCGTTTATCCATCCGACAGCATATTAAGCCAAAATTGTAGCCAAGCAGGGGTGTTAGGCCCAGCAGTTGGCGTTATGGCATCAATGCAGGCATTAGCTGGTATGAATCAGATTATTGGCCGGCCAATAGAGTACGGTGTGTTACATCGTTTTGATGCGAAAAGATTATCCTGGTCAAAAGCCAAAATGAATATTGATAAGCATTGCTATGTTTGCCAGTAA
- the thiS gene encoding sulfur carrier protein ThiS translates to MIEININGELQRLQPNTSLAQVLMLKQIEPKSVALVVNQQIIPRSEWHQYQCQANDQVEFFSAVAGG, encoded by the coding sequence ATGATTGAAATCAACATCAATGGAGAGCTTCAGCGTCTTCAACCCAATACCTCATTAGCCCAAGTGCTAATGCTAAAACAAATAGAGCCCAAAAGCGTTGCACTTGTGGTTAATCAGCAAATCATACCACGCAGCGAGTGGCATCAATACCAATGCCAAGCTAATGATCAAGTTGAATTTTTTTCCGCCGTAGCAGGAGGGTAA